The window GCGGACGAGAGCCGGGAGGACGCCCTTGAGATCCACGCGCTCCCCGGCACCTCGGGCGTCGCCCCAGACGCCACGCCGCAGCGCCTCGCGGCCGGCGAGCTGGGCCGGGTGCTGCACCTTGCCGCCAGCCCCAACGGCGACGTGGTCGCGGCGATCTCGCACGACGGGCGGGTGAGCCTGGTCGCCGTGCCCACCGACGACGATGCCGACACCGGCACCGGCGGAGACACGAGCGCCGTCGTGCCCGGCACCATCACACTGCTCGGCCGGTCCACGAACGGCGAGGCGGAGTCCCCGACGTTCTCCCCGGACGGGCGGTACCTCGCCTGGTCCAGCCCGACCGGCGCCGAGGGCGACTACCACCAGATCCTCGTGGCGGACCTGCACTCCGAGACCCCGACGGGGACCCCGCTGACCTCGGGCCGGTTCCACGACTTCTCGCCGGCGTTCAGCGACGACGGCAAGTACGTCGTGTTCCTCTCGAACCGCACGTTCGACCCGTCCTACGACTCGCACGAGTTCGCCCTGTCGTTCAGCGCCGCGACGCGGCCCTGGCTCATCCCGCTGTCAGCGACCGAGCCTGCGCCGTTCGGGCCGAGCGCCGACGGCTGGCGCCTGAGCAAGCCGGACGAGAAGGACGGCGACAAGCACGCCGACAAGGACGCCGACAAGGACGCCGACAAGGACGCCGGAAACGACGCCAGCAACGATGGCGACGCCAGCGACACGGAGGGCACCGAGCACAACAAGAGCAAGCCCGACGAGGCCTCGCCCGACATCGACTTCTACGGCGCCGAGGAGCGTGTGGTGCCGTTCCCGGTGACCTCGGGCCGCTACCGCGACCTGCTCGCTGCCAAGGGCGGTGTGCTCTGGGTGCACGAGACCGACGATGCGGGCGTGCTCGGCTCGCGGCACGCCGGTGCGGAGGACGAACCGACGCCCAACGCGCTGCAGTTCTGGTCGTTCGAGGCGCGCAAGGCCACGGACATCGCGGAGAAGGTGAGCTCGTACGCCGTCTCAGGCGATCGCGAGCGTCTGGTGATCCGGTCGGGATCCGGGCTCAGCACGCAGTCGGCCACGAGCAAGCCGGGCGACGAAGACCCCAGCGCGTTCGACATCGACCTGTCGCGCGTCCGCTACGAGGTGGACCCGCGCGCCCAGTGGCACCAGATGTTCGACGAGAACGCCCGCATCATGCGCGACCACTACTGGCGCGCGGACATGAACGGCGTCGACTGGGACGGCGTGGTGGCGCGGTGGCGTCCCCTCGTCGACCGGCTCGCCACGCACGACGACCTGGAGGACGTGCTCTGGGAGACGGTCGGCGAGCTCAACACGTCGCACGCCTATGTGCGGCGGCCGCACGAGCCGGGTGACACCTCCCGCAAGCTCGGCCTGCTCGGCGCGGACCTCGCCCGGACCGCCGAGGGCTGGCGGATCGAGCGGGTGCTGCCGAGCGAGTCGTCCGATCCGGGGGCGCGGTCGCCGCTGCGCGCGGCGGGTGTCGACGCGCGGCCCGGCGACCTGATCGTCGCCGTGGACGGACGACCAGTGGACCCGGTGGCCGGCCCGGCGGCGAACCTGGTCGGCGCGGCCGAGATCCCAGTCGAGCTCACGCTCCGACGACCGCCTACGACGGATGATGACGCGGCGGGCCCCGAGACCACGGATGCTGGAGCGGCAGGCGGCGACTCGACCAGCAGCGACCGCCGGGTCGTAGTCGTGCCGCTCGCCAACGAGTCCGACCTGCGCTACCAGGACTGGGTGCGGTCGCGCCGCGAGTACGTCGCCGAGAAGTCCGGCGGGCGGCTCGGCTACGTGCACGTCCCGGACATGATGAGCACCGGGTGGGCGCAGCTGCACCGCGACCTGCGGCTCGCCGCGGACTGCGAGGGCATCGTCGTGGACGTGCGGTTCAACGGCGGCGGGCACACCTCGCAGCTCGTGATCGCGCGGCTGGCCGCACGCGTCGCGGGCTGGGGGCTGAACCGGCACTACGACCGCCCGACCCCCTACCCGGACCGCGCACCGCGCGGCCCGGTGGTGCTCGTCACCAACGAGTACGCGGGGTCCGACGGCGACATCGTGAATGCGGCCGCGCAGGCGCTCGACGTCGGGCCGGTGATCGGCGTGCGGACGTGGGGCGGTGTGGTCGGCATCGACGGCCGCTTCGAGCTGGTGGACGGTACCGGCATCACCCAGCCGCGGTACGCCTTCTGGCTCGACGGCAAGGGGTTCGACGTGGAGAACCACGGTGTGGACCCCGACATCGAGGTGCGGCACACGCCGGCGGACTACTTCTCCGACGTCGACCCGCAGCTCGAAGCCGGCATGGCCGAGGCGTTCCGCCGGCTGGCGGAGCGTCCCGCGGCGGCACCCCCGGCGCTGCCGGAGCCGAAGGTGCGCCGCCGGTCGTAGCCGCGGGCCCGCGACCGGTCAGTCGCGGGTGGCCTGCACAAACGTGATCGGCCCGAAGCGATGCTCCACGTGCGCCACCTCGCGGGCGTCGGTGAACCCGGCGTCCGCGAGGAGGCGCAGCAGGCCGCCCTCGAGATTCCGGGCCGTGTGCGGGTTGGCGGCCACGGCCGAATGGCCGCGGCCGGATCTGCCGTGCGCGCCGTCAGCTCTCCCGAAGTCCACGATCGTCACCTTGCCGCCGGGCCGGAGCACCCGGAGCGCCTCGCTCCCGAACCGGACCCGCGCCTCGTCGGGCACGTGGTGCAGCGCGAGGGAGGACACGATGTGGTCGAGCGATCCGTCGTCGGCGGGGAGCCGCTCGGCGAAGCCCTGGACGAGGGTGAGCGGCTCCCGCAGCCGGGACGCCTTGCGGGCCGCGAGGCGCAGGGCGGCTGCGTCGGGATCGAGGCCGGTGACCCGTGCGGCCGGCTGCGCACGCAGCACGGCGAGCGACAGGTTCGCGGTGCCGCAGCCGACGTCGAGCACGGACTGCCCGGGGGCGATGTCCGCGAGCGCCACCGTCCGCTCGTGCAGGGGCCGCACGCGGGAGAACCGCGAGAACACGTCGTAGAGCGGAAGCAGCCAGGGCTTGCCCATTCCCGGCAGGAACTCGCGCTCGCGTTCCTCGGGGGTGCGGTGGTCGAGGATCCGTACCGTGGTGGTGTCGTTCATCTCTCCAGCATTGGACATCCTGCGGTGTGCTGGCAGGACGGAAGTCGGTGACGACTGCACGATCCTCGGTCGGGGAGTAGCGTCGGGCGCGGCACTACGACGGCGACAGGGGACGGTGACGTGACGATGGCACCTGCTCAGGCTCGGTTGCGTACCGTGCGCCCGGACGGCACCCCGGTCTACCGGCACCCGGCGCGCCCCGGGGCCGCGCAGGTCCAGGTGACCCGGATCGACTTCGAGGCCGAGCACCCGCACCTGCCGCCCGACCACCGGCACGCGCACGACTTCCTGGTGCTCGTCTACATCGAGCGGGGCGGCGGCACGATCACGCTGGGTGGCCGGGACACGCCGCTGCGCGACGGCGATGTGCACACCGTCGCGCCGGGTGAGGCGATCAGCTCGGCGTCGCTCGCGGACCTGCACCACTGCCGGGCCTGGAGCGTGGCTTTCACGCCCGACGCCGTCCCGTCGCTCGCCTCGGTGTCGCCCCTCGCCTGGGCGCACCACCCGCTCCTGGCGCTGTTCTCCGCGGGCTCGGTGGGCTCCACGGGATCGGCAGGTTCGGCGGGTTCCACAGGTTCGGCGGGTTCAGCAGGTGCCACGGGTTCCGGACACGTCCCGGAGGCCGAGCGCCCCCGCTGGTCGGCGTGGCTGGCAGACCTCGCGGAGGAGCTGGCGGAGCCGGACCGGCTCGGGGCGCGGGAGGCGGCGGCGGCCCTGCTGACGCGGGTGCTCATCGGGGCGGCGCGCCTGGCGCCGTCGGCCCCCGCACCGCCCGACCCGCTCGTGACGCGGGTCTTTGACGAGATCGAGACGACGTTCCGTGAACCGGTCTCCGCGTCCGACGTCGCTCGGGCGCTGGGTTACACGCCCGGGCACCTGACCACCGTGGTCCGGGTGCGCACGGGCCGCACCCTGCTCGAATGGATCACCGAGCGCCGGATGACCGAGGTGCGCCGGCTGCTCCGCGAGACCGACCTGCCGCTTGGTGTCGTCGCGGCGAGGACGGGGCTGCGCGACGCGGCGTACCTGGTTCGGCGGTTCAAGGGTCGGTACGGGATCACGCCGGAACGCTGGCGTCGGAGCGAACGTGCGTGAGTTCAGTCTTTCTATCGGCTAACTTTGGGTCACGCATCGGCACGACCGATATGTGCCGCCCACGAACGGAGCCATCAACATGCCTCGCAACCGCGCCTTTCTCTCGGCCGTCGCAGCCTCGGCTGCCCTCCTGGCCCTGACCGGCTGCGGCAGCTCCGGCGAGCCTGGCGGCGCGGGCGAGGAGCTCGGGCTGGTGTCCGGGGACACGTTGACCGTCGCCACGGAGGGCACGTACCGGCCGTTCAGCTACCACGACGAGACGGGTGAGCTGGTCGGGTACGACGTCGAGGTCGCGCAGGCCGTCGCCGAGAACCTGGGCCTGGAGATCGAGTTCCAGGAGACCCAGTGGGACGCGATCTTCGCCGGCCTGGATGCCGGCCGCTTCGACACCATCGCGAACCAGGTGACCATCACCCCGGAGCGTGAGGCCGACTACGTCTTCTCGACGCCGTACACGGTGTCGACGGGTGTGCTCGTCGTGAGCGCGGACAACACCGACATCACCAGCTTCGCCGACCTCGACGGCCGGACGACCGCCCAGTCGCTCACCAGCAACTGGCGCGAGCTCGCCGAGGAGAGCGGTGCGACGGTCGAGGGTGTCGAGGGCTGGGCCCAGGCGGTGGCGCTCCTGGAGGAGGGCCGCGTGGACGCCACGATCAACGACAGCCTCACCTACCTCGACTACGCGAACACCGAGGACGCCTCGGGCATCAAGGTCACCGCGGAGACCGAGGAGGAGTCGCAGTCGGCGTTCGTCGTGACGCCGGAGCGCGAGGCCCTCGCCACGGCGATCGACGGCGCCCTGGCTGACCTGCGCGCCGACGGCACCCTCGCCGAGCTGAGCGAGCAGTACTTCGGCGAGGACGTCTCCGAGTGAGCCCGCGCACCACAGCGGACCCCCGGGCCACCCGTCTCCGCTGACGGCATCGAGAGGGAGACATGGACTGGCAGCTCATTGCCGACTCGTTCTGGCCACTGCTGTCGGGCGGCCTGACCGGCACCATCCCGCTGACCCTGGCATCGTTCGCGATCGGGCTGGTGCTCGCCCTCGTCGTGGCGCTGCTGCGGCTCTCCCCGAACCGGCTCCTGTCGTGGATCGCCCGCGCGTACATCTCGCTGATCCGCGGCACCCCGCTGCTGGTGCAGCTGTTCGTGATCTTCTACGGCATGCCGTCTCTGGGCATCCTGCTCGACCCGTGGCCCGCCGCGATCATCGCGTTCTCCCTGAACGTGGGCGGCTACGCGGCCGAGGTGATCCGTGCGGCGATCCTGTCGGTGCCGAAGGGGCAGTGGGAGGCGAGCTGGACGGTGGGTATGTCCCCCGCCCGGGCCCTGGGCCGGATCATCCTGCCGCAGGCCGCACGCGTGTCGGTGCCGCCGCTGTCGAACACGTTCATCTCACTGGTCAAGGACACGTCGCTCGCGTCGCTGATCCTCGTGACCGAGCTGTTCCGCAGGGCGCAGGAGATCGCCGCGTTCTCGAGCGAGTTCATGACGGTCTACGTCGAGGCCGCCCTGATCTACTGGCTGTTCTGCACGGTGCTGTCCACGGGGCAGAACGCACTTGAGAAGAGGCTGGACCGGTATGTCGCACACTGAGGACCAGCAAGGCGAGGACCGCCCCATCGAGGACGCTCCGATCACAACCCTCCTGACGGCCCACGGCCTGCAGAAGTCGTTCGGGGACAACCACGTGCTGCGCGGGGTCGACCTGAACGTCCGCCGCGGCGAGGTGATCGCCCTGATCGGCCCCTCGGGCAGCGGCAAGACAACGGTGCTGCGCTCGCTCAACGGCCTGGAGACGCCCGACGCCGGGGTGCTCGAGCTCGACGGCGGCCCGGTCATCGATTTCGGCGCCCAGGCCGCCGCCGTCGGGTCGGCTGCCTGGGCCGGACGGCGCACCGCCGCCCGGCTCGCGAAGGAGAATCGCTCGGCCCTGCGCGACCGGTCCGCGATGGTGTTCCAGCACCACAACCTGTTCCCGCACCGCACGGTGCTGGAGAACGTGATCGAGGGCCCCACCCAGGTGCAGCGGATCCCGCGCCAGACGGCGGTCGCCCGCGCCGAGGAGCTGCTGGCGCGCGTCGGCCTGGCCGACAAGCGCGACGCCTACCCGCACGAGCTGTCGGGCGGCCAGCAGCAGCGGGTCGGGATCGTGCGTGCGCTCGCGCTCCAGCCGGACCTCCTGCTGTTCGACGAGCCGACGTCGGCCCTCGACCCCGAGCTCGTGGGCGAGGTGCTGACCGTCATGAAGGAGCTCGCGGACGAGGGCTGGACCATGGTCGTGGTGACCCACGAGCTGCAGTTCGCGCGCCAGGTCGCGACCGAGGTGCTGTTCCTCGACGGCGGCGTGGTGGTCGAGCGCGGCGCCCCCGCGCAGATCTTCAGCGACCCGGCGGAGGAGCGCACCCGCCGCTTCCTGGACCGAATCCTGCACCCCCTGGACTGACCTTTGGTTGTGGGCGCCCTGGTCAGTACTCCAGGGTCGCCAGGACTTTCTCCCGGCTGGGGGCCGCGGCGTCCAGGACGACTCGGCCCGGGCGGGCGCTCAGGACGATGATCCGGTCCGCCAGGGCTAGGGCCTCGTCGACGTCGTGCGTCACCAGCACTACCGTTCGCTGCCCGACGGCGGGAGCCGCGCCCACTCCGGGCCCGCCCGCCGGGCCCGCGCCGGCGCCCGCGAGCCCCACGCCCGCCAGCCACTCGTTCATCCGCCGCCGCGTGATCGGGTCCAGCGCACCGAACGGCTCGTCGAGCAGCAGCACCGGGCGCCCCGCCAGGCAGGTGCGCAGGAGCGCGAGCCGCTGCCGCATCCCGCCCGACAGCTCGTGCGGCCAGGCCCGCTCGAAGCCCGCCAGCCCGAACGTCTCGAACAGCTCGGCGGCGCGCGCCTCGGCATCGGCCCGGGGTATCCGGGCGATCCGGGCGCCGAGCAGCGCGTTCGACCACGCCCGGCGCCACGGCAGCAGGCCGTCCCGCTGCGGCATCCAGGCGGTGGCGGGTCTGCCGCCGGCACCTCGCTCGGCTCCGCCACGGGACGTCGCGGCGCCCCCGGGTGCGGCCCCGTCGTCGGGCAGCGTAGGCAGCGCGAGCGAACCAGAGACCGCCGCGCCCGGCGGCAGCAGGCCGCCGAGCGCGCGCAGCAGCGTCGACTTGCCGCACCCCGACGGTCCGACGACGGCGACAAACTCGCCGTCCTCAACCGTGAGATCAACCCCGTCCAGCGCCGCGACGTCGCCGAACCGGACGCCGAGCCCCCGCGCCTCAAGCACACTCACGGCTGGCTCTCGCCTGGCTCGGCAGAGTCCTGCGCGTCCGCGCCTGGAAGGTACTGGTCGGTCCACGCGGCGTCCGTGTCGAAGCCGGGCTCGGTCAGGCCCTCCTCCTCGAGGAAAGCGACGAACCCGTCCCAGACCTCGGCCCGCTGCGTACCCCAGTCACCCGACGCATACTGCGGCCCCAGCCACTCCGCGCTCGCCGAGACCAGCTCCGGGTCGAGCTCTGGCGCGGCCTCCAGCAGCACCTCCGCCGCCCGGTCGGGATCGGCTGCGGCCTCCTCGTACCCGCGCGACAGCGCGGCCAGGAACCCGCGCGCGACGTCCGGGTCCTCGTCCAGCAGCGCCCGGGACGTCGCCACGAGCGGCGTGTACCAGTCGGGCACGCAGTCGAAGTGGTCGCGGAATGCGATCGTGTCGACGTCGAGCCCGTCGACCTCGCCCAGCCGGATCGTGTCCCAGGCGTCGAACACCCAGGCGGTGTCGAACTGGTCCTCGGTCAAGCCGATGCGGAAGTCGTCGCTGACCAGCGGCGTGAACTCGACCTGCGCGGGGTCGCCGCCGTCGCACTCGACAAGCTTGCTGATCAGGGCCTTCTCGAGGTCGGACTCGTAGGAGCCGTACCGCTTGCCCTCGAGGTCACGGGGGCGGGTGATGCCGTCGTCGGACAGGCTGATCAAGGACGACGTGTTGTGCTCGATCACGGTGGCCACGGAGACGACGTCGGCCCCAGCGGCCCGCGCCGGGACCAGGCCCTCCGCGACGGAGTACGCAAAGTCGGCCTGCCCGGCCGCGACGAGCTGCAGCCCGGACGTCTCGCCGGGCTCGACGATATTGACGTCGAAGCCCTCGTCCGCGAACCAGCCCTCGGCCTGGGCGAGGTAGAGGCCGGAGTGGTTGGTGTTGGGCGTCCAGTCGAGCACGACGGTGACCTCGCGCAGACCGGCGTCGGACGCCGCATCACCGCCCTGGCCTCCCGAGCCGGTGCCGCACCCGGTGAGGGCCACTGGCACAACCGCAGCGAGCGCCGTCGTGCGCACAAGGAGGGACCGCGTACGGAAGTCCCGTGCACCGAGGGACTGGGAGTGCTTCATGATTTTCCTCTCTGCCACGGCGTCGCGACACGCGTGAGCGCTGCGACGAGGGCGAAGAACAGGCCGGACAGGAGGGCGATCAGGACGACGCCCACAAAGATCTGGTCCACGGCGTACGCCTTGCGGGACCGCTGGACGAACACACCGAGCCCGGACTGCCCGGCGAGGTACTCAGCCACCACTGCCGCGCCCACGGCGTAGGTCGCGGCGACCCGCAGCCCCGCGAGCGCGCCCGGGATCGACGCCGGCAGCCGGACCAGCAGGAACTGGTCCAGGCGTGTGCCGCCCAGGCCGGCGACCATGTCGGAGTGCTCGGCGTCGACGGCGCGCATGGCGCCCACCGCCGAGACGAGCACGGGAAAGAAGACGGTGAGCGCCACGAGGACCACCTTGGGCAGCAGGCCGAAGCCCGCCCACAGGATCATCAGCGGCGCGAGCACCACCACCGGCACCGTCTGCGTGAGCACAACCAGGGGGTAGACGGCGTCGCCGGTCACTCGCGAGGCCGTGACCAGGATGCTCAGCACCAGGCCCGCCACCGTGCCGAGGGCGAGCCCGGCCACGGCTTCGGTGAGCGTCGTGACCACGTGCGGGCCGAGCAGGGGCGCCACCTCGACGGCGGTGCGCGCCACCTGCGACGGCGCGGGCAGCACGAACTCGGGCACGTCCGCGAGGCGCACCCACCCCTCCCAGACCGTGAGCAGCACGACGACGGTGACGAGCGGGGGGACTACGCGCCCGGCCCGCCGCCACCGAAGGCCCCGAGCGCCCTGGGCGCCCTGGCTCACGCCCGGAACTTGGTGATGAGGTCCGCGATGGTGGGACCGGCGTCGGCGGCGGCCTCGCTGACCTTGATGTTGGACTGGACGCCGTCCGCGCCCGCGCCGAGCGTCGCCTCGTGGACGGCGCGCAGCAGCGCCCACACCTCGTCGGGGCTGCCCTGGACGAACGTCCCCATGGCGCCCACCTCGTAGGTGAGGCCGGAGGCCTGGATGACGGCGATTGCGGCGTCCACGTACGCGTACTTCGCGTCGGGTGTACCGCTGGGACGGGGAGAGACCTGGATCTCGGCGAGCATGTGCGACCTCCACGGGCAGGCCAGAGGTCGCCGGTTCCGACGGGGGGGCGCGCGACCACGTCCCCGCCGGGGACGGCCTCGACCGAACGCCCGTGCCGTCAGGCACGTCCTTCCGCTGGCATTACCCAGTTCAAGTGATCGGGTCGACGGCGTCGGCACAAGGCCCAGGCCATCCTCTCAGCCCGGCTACCCGAGCTCCCCGCGTTGGCGGAGGTACGGTACCTCTTCGCACGGCAGGTTCGGAAGCCTGCTCACCTTCGAGCCCTAGGTTTCTTCGCCTTGAGGCGTCTCAGAGCGGAGAAACTTAGGGCTCGAAAGGGTGGGGGTCATTCACCCGGGTACTTGAGGTCTATCTGGGTGCGGATGGTGTCCAGCGTCGTCATGATCGCTATCGTCTCCGCGCGCGGGAGCAGGGGGCTGTCCAGCTCGCCCGCCGCGACCAGGCGCTCCGCCTCGGCGGCCTGGAACTGCATGCCCCGGCTCGGTACAGCGCCGTCGAAGGTCTCGATCTCAGCGCCTTCGGAGTTGTACACGTGCACGAGCGTCGGGCTGTACCAGACGGCGTCGATCTCGATGCGGCCCTCGGTTCCGAGGATCGTCGCGCGGTTGGGTCCCTTGGTGTCCGACGCCGAGATCGTCGTGGCGACCCGTGCGCCGTCGTACCCGAAGATCGTGGCGATGGTGGCGTCCGCGCCGGTCTCCTTGAAGGTCGCGTGCGACTGGATCGTGAGCGGCTCGCCGAACAGGTCCCAGGCGAACGAGACCGGGTAGATGCCCAGGTCGAGCAACGAGCCGCCGCCCAGGGCCAAGTTATTGATGCGGTGCTCCGGGTCGTCGGGCAGGTCCTGCGTGTGGTCCACCATCAGGGTCCGCACCTCGCCGATCGCACCGGACGCGATGATCTCCCGGACGCGCGCCATGTGCGGCAGGAACCGGGTCCACATCGCTTCGAGCGCGACGAGCCCTCGGGCCTCGGCGAGGTCCATGACCTCGCGCGCCTCGGCGGCGTTCAGCGTGAAGGGCTTCTCGATCAGCACGTGCTTGCCAGCCTCCAGCGCGAGCTTCGCAGCCTCGGCGTGCATCGGGTGCGGCGTGGCGATGTAGACGATGTCGACCTCGGGGTCGTTCACGAGGTTCTCGTAGGAGCCGTGCGCCGTCGGGATGCCGAGGCGGTCGGCGAACTCCCGTGCCTTCTCCAGGGACCGGGACCCCACCGCCTGCACGGTGAAGCCGTTGTCGTTGAGGTCCGAAACGAAGGCTGCGGCGATGCCGCCGGCCGCGAGGATGCCCCAGCGCAGGTGTGTCGTCATGCCTTCGAGCGTAGTGCTGCATCTCGCCAGGGTTGAACCAGGGGGTCAGACACTGCTGGGGGCATGGACCTTGAGTCCATGCCCCCAGCAGACCTACGTACTTCGGATGTCAGCTGACCAGGTCAGCTGACGGGTCCGTTGACCTGGATGGTCATGTGCCCGTTGCGGGTGTCCTGCGACACCACCTTGATGGTGGTGCCGGTGCCGCCGACCTTCACGGAGTGTCGCGGGTTGTCCGGGTTCCAGTACGCCTCCGGGTTGGTGTCGTCGAACGTCGACACCTGCCGCTGCTTACCCAGGACCAGGGTGGTCAGGGAGGTCGCGGACACCTGGCGGTGCAGCGACAGCGTGTCCGTCTTCTGCAGCCCGAACGTGGCGTCGAAGGACTGGATCCGGTTGCGGGCGAGGGTGCCGTCCGACCACGTCAGAATCTGGGGACGCGCGTCGACCGGCAGGGCCTCGCCGCCACCTTCGTGCTGCGACGTGTTGTTGTCGCCGTAGAGGCTGTTCACGTACCAGATCAGCAGGCCGTCCTGGTAGGCGTAGTGCTCGACCTGATCGGGCGAGGTGAAGGACCAGCCGAAGTTGTACGGCCCGGTCTTGAGCGTCTGGTCGTACCCGCCGTACACGCGGTTCTCGGCCACGTAGTAGTGCGTGTAGTTGACCTCGTAGGTGCCGTCTGCGCCGACCGTCAGGAAGCCGTCGGTGGTCCAGTCGGCGAAGTCCTCGAAGTCCTCGCTCAGGGCGTCGCCCACGGCGACGTCGTCAACCAGCAGACCCTTCTCGTTCGCGCCGCCGTCGCTCGAGTAGCGGAACCGGACCGACGCCGTGTCACCGGCGTACGCCGAGAGGTCGGCCGACAGCTCGACCCAGGCGCCCGCCGAGGTGCCGGTGATGCCGCCGCCCGGGTTGGTGCCGTTCGGGTCGTCGTCCGTGGAGAGGTTGTTCGGCAGGGCGGTCCAGGTGGAACCGCCGTCCGTGGAGATCTCGGCGAACGCGTAGTCGTAGCCCTCCTCGATCGCGTACTGCACCTGTGCGGTCAGGGTTGCGTCCGCGGGCACGGTGAACGCCGGCGAGGCGAGCGTGTTGTTCAGGTTGTTGCCCGTGCTGGAGTACACGAACTGGCCGTCGAACGGCGCAACCTCCACGTCTACCTGCTCGACGCCGTCGGGCAGGTTCACGACCGCCGCCTGCGCACGCGTGGTGGCGTGGTACGACGGGCCAAGATTCACGCGCTCCCGGGCACCGGCCTCCACGGTCTCGTAGTCGAGCCAGCCCAGGAACAGCTTCTCGGTCGCACCCATGTGGTCCGGGCTCGTGCCGATGGTGCCGTCACCGTGGCCCAGCCAGGAGCCGGAGCTCATGAGGTTCCAGAATCCGGTGCCGTTCTCGCCGCCGGCGGTGTCGTAGTAGTCCGGCAGGCCGAGGTCGTGGCCGAACTCGTGCGCGAACACCCCGAGTCCACCGTTCTCCGGCTCCGTGGTGTAGTCGCGGATCCAGATGTCGGAGTCGCCGACCTTGATGCCGCCGAGCTTGGCGAACGCAGCCGGGCCGTCCGTGCCCAGACCGCCCTGGTTGACCGACCAGCGGTGCGACCAGATGGCCGACTCAGGTGCGCCGGCCTCCTCGCCCTCGCCGGCGTGGATCGCCTGGAAGTGGTCGATGTAGCCGTCGGCCTCGGCGGTGATGCCGTCACCGTCCGCGTCGTAGCGGTCCCAGACGTCGAACGACTGCAGGTAGGCGTCGATCTCCGCGGCGGTCTTGCCCGCGGCAACCTGCTGCTCGTACCAGGCGTCGGCGCTGTCCTGGACGAATCGCGTCATGTCCGTGCCGGACTCGGTGGTGCCGTAGGACGCCGAGCTGTAGGGCACGGTGACCCAGTCGGACACGTCGCCCTGCAGGTCGAACCGGCCCGACGACATCTCGTCGTAGATGCCGGCGAACGACTCGCCGTCCTGGTCCTCCAGGCCCGTGAAGAACATCTCCATGTAGTGGTCGCGCGAGAAGTCCGCCTCCCAGTACGTGGAGTTGTCGCGCCTCTTCGGCTCGGGGATCTGGTTCTGCACCGGGCCCGCCGTGGCCTCCGGGTAGCGCTCGTCGACCTGGTCGCCGAAGCCGACGAGGATGCTGAACAGCTGCGCCGTCTCCTCGACCCCGTACTCGACGTACTCGCGCGGGGAGATCTCCACGACCCTGGACTGGTGCTTGCCCGAACCGCGCGTCTCGACCT is drawn from Promicromonospora sp. Populi and contains these coding sequences:
- a CDS encoding amino acid ABC transporter substrate-binding protein → MPRNRAFLSAVAASAALLALTGCGSSGEPGGAGEELGLVSGDTLTVATEGTYRPFSYHDETGELVGYDVEVAQAVAENLGLEIEFQETQWDAIFAGLDAGRFDTIANQVTITPEREADYVFSTPYTVSTGVLVVSADNTDITSFADLDGRTTAQSLTSNWRELAEESGATVEGVEGWAQAVALLEEGRVDATINDSLTYLDYANTEDASGIKVTAETEEESQSAFVVTPEREALATAIDGALADLRADGTLAELSEQYFGEDVSE
- a CDS encoding class I SAM-dependent methyltransferase, with product MNDTTTVRILDHRTPEEREREFLPGMGKPWLLPLYDVFSRFSRVRPLHERTVALADIAPGQSVLDVGCGTANLSLAVLRAQPAARVTGLDPDAAALRLAARKASRLREPLTLVQGFAERLPADDGSLDHIVSSLALHHVPDEARVRFGSEALRVLRPGGKVTIVDFGRADGAHGRSGRGHSAVAANPHTARNLEGGLLRLLADAGFTDAREVAHVEHRFGPITFVQATRD
- a CDS encoding amino acid ABC transporter ATP-binding protein produces the protein MSHTEDQQGEDRPIEDAPITTLLTAHGLQKSFGDNHVLRGVDLNVRRGEVIALIGPSGSGKTTVLRSLNGLETPDAGVLELDGGPVIDFGAQAAAVGSAAWAGRRTAARLAKENRSALRDRSAMVFQHHNLFPHRTVLENVIEGPTQVQRIPRQTAVARAEELLARVGLADKRDAYPHELSGGQQQRVGIVRALALQPDLLLFDEPTSALDPELVGEVLTVMKELADEGWTMVVVTHELQFARQVATEVLFLDGGVVVERGAPAQIFSDPAEERTRRFLDRILHPLD
- a CDS encoding amino acid ABC transporter permease, with amino-acid sequence MDWQLIADSFWPLLSGGLTGTIPLTLASFAIGLVLALVVALLRLSPNRLLSWIARAYISLIRGTPLLVQLFVIFYGMPSLGILLDPWPAAIIAFSLNVGGYAAEVIRAAILSVPKGQWEASWTVGMSPARALGRIILPQAARVSVPPLSNTFISLVKDTSLASLILVTELFRRAQEIAAFSSEFMTVYVEAALIYWLFCTVLSTGQNALEKRLDRYVAH
- a CDS encoding helix-turn-helix domain-containing protein, which codes for MAPAQARLRTVRPDGTPVYRHPARPGAAQVQVTRIDFEAEHPHLPPDHRHAHDFLVLVYIERGGGTITLGGRDTPLRDGDVHTVAPGEAISSASLADLHHCRAWSVAFTPDAVPSLASVSPLAWAHHPLLALFSAGSVGSTGSAGSAGSTGSAGSAGATGSGHVPEAERPRWSAWLADLAEELAEPDRLGAREAAAALLTRVLIGAARLAPSAPAPPDPLVTRVFDEIETTFREPVSASDVARALGYTPGHLTTVVRVRTGRTLLEWITERRMTEVRRLLRETDLPLGVVAARTGLRDAAYLVRRFKGRYGITPERWRRSERA
- a CDS encoding S41 family peptidase, coding for MTKPYLRYPHIHGDQVAFVADDDVWLAPVSGGRAWRLTSDHAPATTPRFSPDGTRLAYVSHRDGHPEAYVVELSDGATRRLTWFGGTATTVLGWDDAGRVLVSSNAGTHERSLTVVRAVGLDGVVETLPYGAAWGVAEHQGADGARTTALVSAGYRTPAYWKRYRGGTASVLWLDRGPAGPDGAADWQRPLPSDTAGTYDPMWIGDALVFTSDRAATFPDHADEQANLWVWDGLATGTQAPEPRQLTTQTEAEGYVRDASSDGARIVWHSRGDLWLLDELAGAPRRLDITLTSALPQPYSADPHSTRTSIDGLAVDKTGDASVVGWLGTAFWVTHRAGPARALVADPSVRVREPVLLGDTGRAAVVTDAPHRSGADESREDALEIHALPGTSGVAPDATPQRLAAGELGRVLHLAASPNGDVVAAISHDGRVSLVAVPTDDDADTGTGGDTSAVVPGTITLLGRSTNGEAESPTFSPDGRYLAWSSPTGAEGDYHQILVADLHSETPTGTPLTSGRFHDFSPAFSDDGKYVVFLSNRTFDPSYDSHEFALSFSAATRPWLIPLSATEPAPFGPSADGWRLSKPDEKDGDKHADKDADKDADKDAGNDASNDGDASDTEGTEHNKSKPDEASPDIDFYGAEERVVPFPVTSGRYRDLLAAKGGVLWVHETDDAGVLGSRHAGAEDEPTPNALQFWSFEARKATDIAEKVSSYAVSGDRERLVIRSGSGLSTQSATSKPGDEDPSAFDIDLSRVRYEVDPRAQWHQMFDENARIMRDHYWRADMNGVDWDGVVARWRPLVDRLATHDDLEDVLWETVGELNTSHAYVRRPHEPGDTSRKLGLLGADLARTAEGWRIERVLPSESSDPGARSPLRAAGVDARPGDLIVAVDGRPVDPVAGPAANLVGAAEIPVELTLRRPPTTDDDAAGPETTDAGAAGGDSTSSDRRVVVVPLANESDLRYQDWVRSRREYVAEKSGGRLGYVHVPDMMSTGWAQLHRDLRLAADCEGIVVDVRFNGGGHTSQLVIARLAARVAGWGLNRHYDRPTPYPDRAPRGPVVLVTNEYAGSDGDIVNAAAQALDVGPVIGVRTWGGVVGIDGRFELVDGTGITQPRYAFWLDGKGFDVENHGVDPDIEVRHTPADYFSDVDPQLEAGMAEAFRRLAERPAAAPPALPEPKVRRRS